Genomic window (Mustela erminea isolate mMusErm1 chromosome X, mMusErm1.Pri, whole genome shotgun sequence):
AATGATATTTAAGCCCCTCCAACGGAAACCAAGCAAGTCATTTCTAGAGACCTTGTGTAGCCCCAAATAAACATGTATAGCAAACACTGCCTGCTGAGCTCTACGCCACAAACACCCACTTTATAATCCCAGACAAGGTAATCGCCCGCTTTGTACAAAATGAAATTACACAAGACACTGTGTCTTAAAGTTGGAAAACATACGTTTccttatttaatgtttttctagGAAGAAGGTGCTCATTAATGGTGTACACATggatttatttccaaatttctacTAATCGTGAAGCCatttaggaaaaaaggaaactgaccACGTGCCGCAGTTGGATTTCGGACTGCCCAGGACCAATGCTGACCTAAAGTCCAAACTTTGCAGGCCAAACTGGCAAGGATAACCTTTGCGCAGCAGCATGataaacagtatatatatatgttatagatTAATATATTCCTCTGGCCGGGTTCGGGGTATAGATGAGCACACAGGAGACTCTTAGAACTCCACTCACATGAACTTTTTTACCTTTAGGGTTGAAGAAATGCAGACTTCACAGAGAGAATGGTGGATACCAGGGTTCTAGTTTTATGAATCATCTGTAATTGATACACAACAAGGAACAGCATAACAAAAGCAGATACCCACCCATAAATACACTGTGTGAATGCACTTTTAGAAACAGTATTTAAGGCATTTACACAAAAATGCTGTTTTAATGGAATCACGTCTGAGAATATCATCTCTCCGGGACCAAGGCTTGGAAACTCCCAACACTGGACTCCTTCAACTGCAGTTGACAGGAACAGAGAACAATAATTTCTGCTCTAAGGGTCAGAGTTCAGATAGCGTACTGCTTTCCTACTCCCACGTAATATTTGGCTTCACAAGTGTTTTTACCAAAACAATACTGAGAGCATTTAACTCCAAAACAGCTGACCAGATGAGACTGTTGACAAACTATCAGgacaatatatataaatggaatttccAAACAAAGTATAGCACGTGGGAAGAAAGTTTTCGAGTATGTGTCAGTTTAACAAATTGAACACACCTATGTAAGTAGCATCTAGtactcaaatgaagaaatagaacattagtTTACATGCTACtttaaatgaaatgtgaaaattaattttacttgaaTTTTGAATAGTAACTGGAGCGACATGGACAGAAATACTGAACtttagaaagagatttttttgCTATAAAAAATATTAGTTCCTCAAGGACTCCtttaagtggagaaaaaaattgtttgagaATTAAGATGTTGGTGTCTTCATTTTGTAAATGGCACAATTTGGTTTTAGATTTCACTGATCGACGGACTGCAATGAAAGTTGATTACCTTTTCTAATCTCTTCTCCGATCTTCCAATTTTGATGCTTGCATTATTTTCACATTgtagatgtttaaaatatttattctgtccTGCAACCGTCCTACCCACAGTTTAAtcttccttctgtatttctgtggATTGAAGCTCACCATGAATCCTTTCATCAAGGTTTCTTTGTTCCCGTGTTCTTTCTTTCggttcattttgttgttgttgttggcagAATTTTATCCCtgagtaattttgttttttcaagaaaagCTCTGAGTTCATGTTTGGGAATTCTATTGTTTTTTACTTGAGTCATATAAGATTCTTGACTCACATGTTCTTTTTTATAGTTCTACTGTCTCCTGCTGTTGAATGATTCTGTAAAGCTAGCTTGATTCTACCCTCCCCTGCAAGCGCTGTCTTTCTGGCGACTTCTTTTCCTACTTGGATCCTTGaagactttttcttcttccttgaagTTGAAACATATAACTAGCTTGTTTTTCAACGTCAgcttttctgaataattttaccTGTTATACAGCGTGCTATTAAAGCTACAGATGAACACATTTTATTAAGGACAATTTTCTCTATCATGTCTGAATTGTTTTCTAGTTCATGGATTGAGATCTCTACTTCTGTGACATCAGATACATCCATGTGTTGTCTGCTGTCTAGACCCAACACTTCCTTTAACTGTTCGTGGCTCTTCTCTGTGATGGTCTGAACCCTTCACTCTCTGGCAGTAACTAGACATTCTGTCATGCTTATTCTGTTTCTGGTCCATTTATTACCTCTTCAGCTGTTTGTTTGGTTGGCTggtgttttgttgctgttgttgttcaaattttgtttcctttgctctgcaatttccttttttaaatcttccccatggtttattatttttcctattcttacTTCCTTCTATAGCTAGAGGGACTTGTGAGTTATGTTTGCTTCCAAACACATCtcttgcagacttttttttttttttgcttttgttttccacactattcttttctccttgctcatgAGATTAGCCTAAGTACTCTGTCCAGACCTGATTTGATATAGGTGAGTCAGCTCAACTCCCGTATACCTCATCTAGgcccattttctttcattattaggGTTCCCCACTATGGTGGGGAACTCTTGACATTTTCTATCAGATAACATTGTATTCATGACATTGTAGATTCAataaaagggtgtgtgtgtgtgtgtgtgtgtgtataaaatacatataaatgatatatatataacatttatatataaacatacattaagttatatatacaacattaaaatggaatatatatatatacatatatgtcacTCGTTAGGACTTGAACACATGCAATATTGATACTTACATCTTTTCTTCCTATGTTAATTTAGCATTATAATCTATAAACTCTGAATctaatttcataatttaaaataacccagtagggcgcctgggtggctcagtgggttaaagcttctgccttcagctcaggtcatgatcctggggtcctgggatcgagtcccgcatcgggctctctgctcagcagggagcctacttccatctctctctctctctgcctgcctgtctgcctacttgtgatctctctctgtgaaataaataaataaaatctttaaaaaaataaaataacccaataGATACACAGAATAGAGTGAAGGAAGAACATTGTCTTGGTTCCTTCTATGCTCTGCAGTCAAATGCAAATAACTCCCTGGAGTTATTCCCCTTGCCCATGTCCTCCTATGTTGGTGGTGCAAGGAGGTCCTGGAATTGTAGGGCTCCAGGAATAACCAAATTGAGATGCCCCTATAAGGTAGGTAAGCAAACCTATAATGAGTCTTGTACTTTTCTTATCTACCACACTCAAATTAAATGAttcattttctatataaagtTCCCAAAGATAGAGAAATGCTGAGAACTTAATAAAGACTACCTTTtgttgtattttcaactttttctgtGCTTTACTCCTCTTGGATTCAAAGCTAAAGaggcttttttaaaatgagatttgacAAAGTGCTAACTCCAACGTATTCAGACATGTCAGAACCTGGAAGCTTAAGGTTTGAGGCCAACAGACTCACTCCTGCCCTGTTCCTGGGTTTTAGCCTTCTCCCAACTAAATCTTTGTGAGGGTGTATCTTATAGTAACAATGACAATGAGATTACTCCTCCCCTCCCAATTTTTAACTCAGAATATTGTGATGCTATTTCTGCCACATTTGTACCATGTGACAGTGGTTTCTCCATGGCAGATGACAAAAAATACCCTGCTTCCTGACCCCATAAGAAAAATACGAGCCATTAAGTTGGGATTTGAGCAAGGCATTTAGCAAGGTCGCTCATAATATTCTGTagtcaagaaaaaattttatgtagGCTAGATGATTGTACAATTAATATGATTCATAGCTGGCTGAAACAACATACACCAAAAGGTGCTAATTAATGGACTGATATCAAGCTGAAGGAGCTTTCCAAATGTTCCACAGCACTTTGCCCTTTACTGAGTGCTGCCTTTTGCCCATTATCAATAACGTGGATGAATATATAGAATAGTTATCAAATGTATGGGTAAGACCTGAATACATCAAAGCAAAAAATTGGGGCCTAAAATATGGAAACAGGGTGGAGTAGCGAGCCAAATCTAATGAGATAAAATTTAAGTAAGATACATATAAAATTCTATGCTTTGGTCCAAAACGATCTGCCCTGCTCAAGAATGGGATACACAGAATTTTGTTAACCAGCAGCTTACGGAGGTAGCTGTGAAAAGAAATCCATTCGAAGTTAGGTGGCATTGTAAGGAAATAGGTATTTGTGGAATAGTGTAGAAGGAACATTAGTTCTGGCAGCAGAAAACTAGGTCAAATCCCAGTCCTGTTACTTTGGTCACTTAAACTCTCTGATCCTTACTTTCTTCTCGGGGTTGTTGTAGAGTTCAAATGCATTAACATGTCTAAGTTCCAGGCACTTGCGTGCAATAACGACGACCTAGAAAGTTACCACTTACAATAAAATAGGTGGTCCCAGCACTCCGTTCAGTCCTAGGAGAGATGGTGCTTAGGATGAATTCCAGGTGCCACACTTACAAACAAACCAGAGCTACTTGCAAAGAGTGGTCAGGATGGAGGAGCGCCTAAGAATCACGGTAGCAACTGCGGGTAGATGGCTGGAAGAAGCATGGATTCAAGGGAGACAGCGTCTCCCCTGATGGTGTGCTGCGTGGCCTCCAGGAGGGCTCCAAGGAGGGACAACTAGTACTGGGGGATGCGAATGAAGAGAATGTGGGCCAGGGTGACCACTTGGTGGGGATGTTGGGAGCGATTTCAGTGGAAGTGGATGGCCGGAGGGCATGCCCTTGAACAAGAGTCTGACTGTCCTGTTTCTTGGACACTGTGCATGAACTGGTTCCTTGTAAGTTCTGCCACAGAGTCATCCAGAATCTCCACTACCTTGACTTGGGCTGGTTTCTAGTCTTACAGACACTTCCTCCACCTTCTCTCCACCTCTCGGCTGAACCTCTTACTTCTCTAAACTGCCTTCTCTGACCAGTtgacacttgctctctctttcgtTTGTGAATTTCTGGCCTTTTAATACGCCACCATTCCCACTTGTTCAAAGGACACAGTGGAAGGGGTAATTTGCGGACACTTTTTGGGAGACGGGCCAGCAATGCATGATTTCCCGGTTGCTGAGGTTAGGAAGTAAAGTGCGAATTAAGAACTGGAATTTCGGAGCTCCAGAGTCGGAGCTGTGGAACGAGAAGCTGGGGTGGGAGCCAGACCCCAGACAAGGCTTTCACAGAGGCTTCAGCGTCTTGGGCGGGAGGCTGAGGCCAGGGGCCCTAGCTTTGAGCCTGTTGGCCTACACCAAGTACTCAAAAGTTGTTTGCTCACGGACGACTTACTTTGTTTTCCGGAGGCAAAATAAAGCCTGGGCAGGTGGCTCAGCATCTCCAGCCAGGTCCAGATCTCGATTTGGGAGAGTGCCTGAAGCAACCAGAGAGGCTGGCCCCCTCGGGCCAGGCCGGGACCCGCCCGCTCCGCTCCCAAATGACCCCAgggaaccattttttttttttttttttcccagccgcGTCTGAGGGAAAATTGAATGCGCGCCAGTTGCCAGGGACGCGGCCGCCACTTTGGCGCGACTGGGGTGAAAGAGgacgctgggggagggggctctggcTTCTGACTGGCCGGGGCGTGAAAGCTTATTTGCATAATATGCTCAGACGGCATTTGATTGGCTGAAGCTGGAGGGGCGGTGGTGGGGTGATTCTAAGGGCCCGGAGCCCGGGCCCGGGGACTTTTTCGTTCCGGAGTTACTCGGTGGGCGTGAGTAGTTGCGCGGGCACCCGGGAGCTGAGGAGGCCCGAGTTGGGAAGTTTTGCAGGCAGGTGCAAGAGCCATCGTACACAGTATTTGAGAAACGTGAAAGAGCAGGGGCCGAAATCAAGAACTGGAGGATGGAGAGGGACCGCGAGacttgaggaaggaaggaaacgggtgggggttgggggagaagggtgggggccAAAAAGAAGGCTTTAGGGGCGTTCTTCCAACCTGAGCCTTTTTGCTGGGATCCCTTTGCTAGATCACTTGGAGTTGCGTTTTCTGCAAGTTATTATCAAACCGTGTTGGAACTGGGACCAAGACAAAAAGAGGCGGAATTCCAGCTTTTAATTAACTCAATCTGAATACCAAGTTTTCATCCAGAGGCATACATACTTAAAATATCAAGAGAATCTGTAATGGGGGACAAATATGTTCTAATTAGTGAGACGATCACCTACTGGAAACTGGATGTGTGTTTTTCTCGAGTTGTCCTCTTGCAATGCTCTTTGTATCTCATTGCTTGTAAAGATTTAAAATCGATTTTTGTACTCTCCTGCTGCCTAAGTACTAGGGGAAAGGGTCTGTGGCTCATCATAGCCCATTTACACGTTTTTAAAGTTTCTGACTTCACATAAACACCTCTTGGCTATGATGTCTTTCAGTAAGTACAATTAATCTTTGGAAAGTAGCTtctaattttcataaattttacatCCACTATCTTACTTAACCTTAAACAAAATTGGACATAGCCCCTGGGAGAAGCTCCATTTTCTTGATAAGGAAACTGACTGTGGGAAAGTTTCCCTAAGTCTCCATGAGTGTAAGTGGGAGGATGAGACTATCTTCATGCTTCAAATTTATGTAATGATTTTTGcccaacatttttctttccattgatacccccccacacacaaagaCTGGTAGGTGAGCAGGTAGTGTTATCCAAGTTTTATCAATAGGAAAACATGGCCTATGATCTAGCAGAGCTAATAAGGCCTGGAACTGGAGGTCCCCTGGTTAGGCTCTGCCTCCAGAAGTCACTGACTAGTGTCCTGTTGTTCACAGGTCAGTCCACATTGCACCAAATCTGATAGTTTGCTGtggaaaaaacttaaatatacacaattaaaGTGAAAGAAGGAGGTAAAGAAATAAACTCCTTTATTAGgtgcctctctcttcttttggcaATTTTTATCCTGTGAGAAACAATATAGTAGAAGCGCCACTGAAAGGTTTTagagaaaagcaatttaaaattagAAGCTTGAGGGATGCCTCGATGGCTCAGTTACTAAGCATctgttctgctcaggtcatgatcccagggtcctgggatagagccccacaagggactccctgctcagcagggaactgcttctccctctcccactccctctgcttgtgttccctttctacctgtctctttgtcaaataaataaaaattaaaaaaaaataaaattagaaacttgTATCTTGTTATCTGTAGAACTATTGGAGAAGAGTAGCCAGTGAAGGACAGGACAAGGGAAGTGAGAtggtgaaacaaaaataaatgaaaatgggcTGTGGTCTGGAGTCCCAAAGCGAAATTTAAGGTGCAatgctcttaaaaattaaattcaaagatTCAGTACATGGCTTTGGCCCTATTCAATGACCCTGTGTTTTAAGAACTATCTTTGGAAAGTAACATTTCAAACTCCACAcccacaccatatatatatatatatatgactgtaTGCCTCCCAGCTTTTCTGTTAAATGATGAAAGATCCAACACCAGGCTTAACTACCATCACCCTCTCCTGGCCCCTTGGCAGCCAAAAGGCCACATGGCCAGGGCTCCCCAGCATCTCTGAGTAGCAGGACTTGGACAAAAGTGAGGAATTTGGCCACTTCTCCCCATTGGCACTACTGTTCTCTTGGGGAAAGGTGCAGATCTGGCGGTGGGTTGCTCTTCATCCCTGGCAACAGCTGTTACAGAAAAGATTGGGAAAGACCCGGCCTGGACCTAGGCAAAAGGCTCcgaggctcccctcccccagcagctggcCAAGGCCAGGGCCACGGCGAGAACACCATGCGTCCACGTGCACCAGGCATGACCAGCCACCCTTCTTACGCAAGAGCCCTGAGATGGAGTTGCGGCTGCTGCTGGTCCCTTTcccgccacccccctccccgcctcccccgcccccgacgGCTAATAATAAACCAGGATCGTAGTTTCTGGGCAGCGTACACTATTGATTCAGGGTTGGGGGCTCCGTTTGCAACCAGGGTGCATTTCGGTCATCCTACTCCGGCAGCGTGTGCCAGGCCCACCCGAACCAGCACGCCTGCCCTCCTTCAGGCGGGTCCGGACGCCTGCATCTTTCCCCGCTCGGTCTCCCGCCCTCCCCCAACTGGCCTGCTCTGCTCTCCGGGCTGGCAGGGTGCGGCTGCTCCATCCCTCCTCCGCCCAGCCCAGCCCGGCCAGGCCAAGGAGCCCTCCCTCCGCCCGGGTATCAGGCGAGAGGCGGAGCTGGCCCGGCGCGCCCCGCCCTCGCTGTAGAAGGGACCAGGAGAGTGTTACTCGCGGTCATCCTGGCCCGGGCCTTTTATCTTGGCGCTGCCGGGGAGGCGGGAGGTGGAGACACCAGGGGTGGCCCTTGAGCGCCGGCGACACCTTTCCGGGGCTCTATAAATTGAGCACCTGGAATGGGTAGGGGGCCGACGCCACCACAGCCGCCCGCAGTCACAATCCGGCCACTGACCGCAGCAGCGCCCGCAGGCAGCAGCCGCCAGCAGCGGGAGCGCTGAGATACCCAGCAGCAGGGGATCTTGAGCCACAGCAGTAGGTGGGTGCCCCCGCCCCATCTCTGCCCGCTCACTGTAGATGCTGGGACTCAGCCTTTTCCgagggggacgggggtgggaagcaccccttccttctctccgCGGCCTTGGCGGGCGAGGAGGGGGAACCGCGGGGCTGCGGGGGGAGCGCTGGGTTGCTGGAACCCGCGGCGCTCCGTCCCGGGCGAGCCGGCCCCGGGGAGGGCGCTGTGCGCGGGCGGGGCCGCCGGGCACCCTCGCCGGGTGGGTAATCTCTTTCGTTCCCGTTCCCTAGCCAGGCCAGGGCTCGACCTGCGGACCACGCGCCGCCATCGCGAGCTTCCGGGCGCCCAAGCTCCGAGCTGCTGCGCGTCCCGCAGGGCCCGGCTGCGAGCGAGACGAGAGTTGGAGAGGGCGGAGCAGGAGCCGGGAATCCCGGCGCACCGGCTCTAGGCAGGCCCCCGGCGCGGGCCTCGGAGAGCGCGTGAGGGCAGGCAGCCCGTCGCCCCGGCCGGCCATCCCTTGCCTCTGCGTCCCTGTGCCCCGGCGCCCGCGCGGCCACCATGATGCAGATTTGCGACACCTACAACCAGAAGCACTCGCTCTTTAACGCCATGAACCGCTTCATCGGCGCGGTGAACAACATGGACCAGACGGTGATGGTGCCCAGCCTGCTGCGCGACGTGCCACTAGCCGAGCCGGGGCTGGACAACGACGTCGGCGTGGAGGTGGGCGGCAGTGGCGGCTGCCTGGAGGAGCGcacgcccccggcccccggcccggGCAGCGCCAACGGCAGCTTTTTCGCGCCCTCCCGGGACATGTACAGCCACTACATGCTGCTCAAGTCCATCCGCAACGACATCGAGTGGGGGGTCCTGCACCAGCCGCCGCCGGCGGCGGGGAGCGAGGAAGGCAACGCCTGGAAGTCCAAGGACATCCTGGTGGACCTGAGCCACCTAGAGGGCGCGGAAGCCGGCGAGGAGGACCTGGAACAGCAGTTCCACTACCACCTGCGCGGGCTGCACACTGTGCTCTCCAAACTCACGCGTAAAGccaacatcctcaccaacagaTACAAGCAGGAGATCGGCTTCAGCAATTGGGGCCACTGAGGCGGGACGCCCGCGGATGCCCAGCACCCTTCCTGGCCCCATCTCTCACCCTTTCCTCAAAGCTGTTTTCTTTCTGGCTGTAGGGCGCGATGGGACGATGGGTGGACTGCAAagttgcggggtggggggtggctacGTACGTGCGGGGGGCGCAGCggggctgcctggaggaaggggccGCCTCTGCgaagaggagaggaaagtggTGGCGGGAGTTAAGGTTggggccccctccccctctctcgtAGTGGTGGTGCTGGGGGCGCTGTGTTCTAAGTTGCTGGGAATGGGACTGAGCTGACGCCCTGCATTCAGCCTGTGCCTTCCTTGgagtttcttttctgttctttctggagGAGATAAGTTGAGAAGGGGCCATGCTGGGGCGCGGCGCTGGGTTGCCACACTTGGGAGCGGCGCCCGG
Coding sequences:
- the MID1IP1 gene encoding mid1-interacting protein 1, which produces MMQICDTYNQKHSLFNAMNRFIGAVNNMDQTVMVPSLLRDVPLAEPGLDNDVGVEVGGSGGCLEERTPPAPGPGSANGSFFAPSRDMYSHYMLLKSIRNDIEWGVLHQPPPAAGSEEGNAWKSKDILVDLSHLEGAEAGEEDLEQQFHYHLRGLHTVLSKLTRKANILTNRYKQEIGFSNWGH